A region from the Halichondria panicea chromosome 11, odHalPani1.1, whole genome shotgun sequence genome encodes:
- the LOC135344185 gene encoding scavenger receptor cysteine-rich domain superfamily protein-like isoform X3: MIQLITVSLLFLGTQACFHGDIQLVNDNNVNNIVEFCYKGDWRRICVSDTWGNVEANIVCSQLGYSDQGATTSNVSISQNSPYTFLRFVDCDESDANIDECYYEARNGCNMVDKHATVQCSSANCADRDIRLVGGATDNEGRVEMCTDRRWMAICSNASTEQDAGQMCQEFRFASIGAEVLVFNPRRVPTINCTIGDSGDLSCNESCDDGTTDLGIRCVRQEVLNQISTPCDNVTSVYNSTIQTNQTCEFSCDYCNTTASPSVSHVQGNAMSTDTVTSIYTCIESSCGTESSTTALGVIVALLVALLVVLLIVCGVMWNRISQKHKQICMYVVRNKHTLNNSTTTEQPSI, encoded by the exons atgataCAACTCATCACAGTATCTCTTCTGTTTTTAGGAACAcaag CTTGCTTTCATGGAGATATTCAATTGGTAAACGACAACAACGTTAACAACATTGTCGAGTTCTGTTATAAGGGGGATTGGAGAAGGATCTGTGTGTCTGATACATGGGGTAACGTTGAGGCCAACATTGTCTGCTCTCAACTTGGATACAGCGATCAAG gtgctaCGACCAGCAATGTTAGTATTAGTCAGAATTCACCCTATACGTTTTTGAGGTTTGTCGACTGTGATGAATCTGACGCTAATATTGATGAGTGCTACTATGAAGCTCGTAATGGCTGTAATATGGTTGATAAACATGCAACAGTTCAATGTTCAAGTG CTAATTGCGCTGACAGGGATATTCgactggtgggtggagctaCTGACAACGAGGGAAGAGTTGAAATGTGTACAGATCGCCGTTGGATGGCAATTTGTAGCAACGCATCGACTGAGCAAGACGCTGGACAAATGTGCCAAGAGTTTCGATTTGCTAGCATTG GAGCTGAAGTGCTTGTATTCAACCCACGAAGAGTACCAACCATCAACTGCACTATAGGCGATTCTGGCGACCTCTCTTGCAATGAATCATGTGATGATGGTACAACAGACCTAGGGATTCGTTGTGTCAGGCAGGAAGTTCTGAATCAAATAAGCACTCCTTGTGACAACGTAACTTCAGTTTATAATTCCACAATTCAAACAAACCAGACTTGTGAATTCTCGTGTGATTACTGTAATACAACAGCTAGTCCCTCTGTTAGCCATGTACAGGGTAATGCTATGTCCACAGATACAGTAacctctatatatacatgtatagagtcGTCATGTGGTACTGAGTCAAGCACTACAGCACTGGGGGTAATAGTTGCTTTGTTGGTGGCTCTGCTGGTGGTCTTGTTGATTGTTTGTGGAGTAATGTGGAATCGCATATCACAGAAACATAAACAAAT ctgcatgtatgtCGTCAGAAACAAGCACACTCTCAACAATTCAACGACAACTGAACAACCCAGTATATGA
- the LOC135344185 gene encoding scavenger receptor cysteine-rich domain superfamily protein-like isoform X5: protein MQACFHGDIQLVNDNNVNNIVEFCYKGDWRRICVSDTWGNVEANIVCSQLGYSDQGATTSNVSISQNSPYTFLRFVDCDESDANIDECYYEARNGCNMVDKHATVQCSSANCADRDIRLVGGATDNEGRVEMCTDRRWMAICSNASTEQDAGQMCQEFRFASIGAEVLVFNPRRVPTINCTIGDSGDLSCNESCDDGTTDLGIRCVRQEVLNQISTPCDNVTSVYNSTIQTNQTCEFSCDYCNTTASPSVSHVQGNAMSTDTVTSIYTCIESSCGTESSTTALGVIVALLVALLVVLLIVCGVMWNRISQKHKQICMYVVRNKHTLNNSTTTEQPSI from the exons ATGCAAG CTTGCTTTCATGGAGATATTCAATTGGTAAACGACAACAACGTTAACAACATTGTCGAGTTCTGTTATAAGGGGGATTGGAGAAGGATCTGTGTGTCTGATACATGGGGTAACGTTGAGGCCAACATTGTCTGCTCTCAACTTGGATACAGCGATCAAG gtgctaCGACCAGCAATGTTAGTATTAGTCAGAATTCACCCTATACGTTTTTGAGGTTTGTCGACTGTGATGAATCTGACGCTAATATTGATGAGTGCTACTATGAAGCTCGTAATGGCTGTAATATGGTTGATAAACATGCAACAGTTCAATGTTCAAGTG CTAATTGCGCTGACAGGGATATTCgactggtgggtggagctaCTGACAACGAGGGAAGAGTTGAAATGTGTACAGATCGCCGTTGGATGGCAATTTGTAGCAACGCATCGACTGAGCAAGACGCTGGACAAATGTGCCAAGAGTTTCGATTTGCTAGCATTG GAGCTGAAGTGCTTGTATTCAACCCACGAAGAGTACCAACCATCAACTGCACTATAGGCGATTCTGGCGACCTCTCTTGCAATGAATCATGTGATGATGGTACAACAGACCTAGGGATTCGTTGTGTCAGGCAGGAAGTTCTGAATCAAATAAGCACTCCTTGTGACAACGTAACTTCAGTTTATAATTCCACAATTCAAACAAACCAGACTTGTGAATTCTCGTGTGATTACTGTAATACAACAGCTAGTCCCTCTGTTAGCCATGTACAGGGTAATGCTATGTCCACAGATACAGTAacctctatatatacatgtatagagtcGTCATGTGGTACTGAGTCAAGCACTACAGCACTGGGGGTAATAGTTGCTTTGTTGGTGGCTCTGCTGGTGGTCTTGTTGATTGTTTGTGGAGTAATGTGGAATCGCATATCACAGAAACATAAACAAAT ctgcatgtatgtCGTCAGAAACAAGCACACTCTCAACAATTCAACGACAACTGAACAACCCAGTATATGA
- the LOC135344185 gene encoding scavenger receptor cysteine-rich domain superfamily protein-like isoform X2 produces the protein MTLFRCPCKVCKLRDNQTACFHGDIQLVNDNNVNNIVEFCYKGDWRRICVSDTWGNVEANIVCSQLGYSDQGATTSNVSISQNSPYTFLRFVDCDESDANIDECYYEARNGCNMVDKHATVQCSSANCADRDIRLVGGATDNEGRVEMCTDRRWMAICSNASTEQDAGQMCQEFRFASIGAEVLVFNPRRVPTINCTIGDSGDLSCNESCDDGTTDLGIRCVRQEVLNQISTPCDNVTSVYNSTIQTNQTCEFSCDYCNTTASPSVSHVQGNAMSTDTVTSIYTCIESSCGTESSTTALGVIVALLVALLVVLLIVCGVMWNRISQKHKQICMYVVRNKHTLNNSTTTEQPSI, from the exons ATGACCTTGTTCCGGTGTCCATGCAAGGTTTGTAAACTAAGAGATAATCAAACTG CTTGCTTTCATGGAGATATTCAATTGGTAAACGACAACAACGTTAACAACATTGTCGAGTTCTGTTATAAGGGGGATTGGAGAAGGATCTGTGTGTCTGATACATGGGGTAACGTTGAGGCCAACATTGTCTGCTCTCAACTTGGATACAGCGATCAAG gtgctaCGACCAGCAATGTTAGTATTAGTCAGAATTCACCCTATACGTTTTTGAGGTTTGTCGACTGTGATGAATCTGACGCTAATATTGATGAGTGCTACTATGAAGCTCGTAATGGCTGTAATATGGTTGATAAACATGCAACAGTTCAATGTTCAAGTG CTAATTGCGCTGACAGGGATATTCgactggtgggtggagctaCTGACAACGAGGGAAGAGTTGAAATGTGTACAGATCGCCGTTGGATGGCAATTTGTAGCAACGCATCGACTGAGCAAGACGCTGGACAAATGTGCCAAGAGTTTCGATTTGCTAGCATTG GAGCTGAAGTGCTTGTATTCAACCCACGAAGAGTACCAACCATCAACTGCACTATAGGCGATTCTGGCGACCTCTCTTGCAATGAATCATGTGATGATGGTACAACAGACCTAGGGATTCGTTGTGTCAGGCAGGAAGTTCTGAATCAAATAAGCACTCCTTGTGACAACGTAACTTCAGTTTATAATTCCACAATTCAAACAAACCAGACTTGTGAATTCTCGTGTGATTACTGTAATACAACAGCTAGTCCCTCTGTTAGCCATGTACAGGGTAATGCTATGTCCACAGATACAGTAacctctatatatacatgtatagagtcGTCATGTGGTACTGAGTCAAGCACTACAGCACTGGGGGTAATAGTTGCTTTGTTGGTGGCTCTGCTGGTGGTCTTGTTGATTGTTTGTGGAGTAATGTGGAATCGCATATCACAGAAACATAAACAAAT ctgcatgtatgtCGTCAGAAACAAGCACACTCTCAACAATTCAACGACAACTGAACAACCCAGTATATGA
- the LOC135344185 gene encoding uncharacterized protein LOC135344185 isoform X6, whose amino-acid sequence MTLFRCPCKDYKIMIQLITVSLLFLGTQACFHGDIQLVNDNNVNNIVEFCYKGDWRRICVSDTWGNVEANIVCSQLGYSDQANCADRDIRLVGGATDNEGRVEMCTDRRWMAICSNASTEQDAGQMCQEFRFASIGAEVLVFNPRRVPTINCTIGDSGDLSCNESCDDGTTDLGIRCVRQEVLNQISTPCDNVTSVYNSTIQTNQTCEFSCDYCNTTASPSVSHVQGNAMSTDTVTSIYTCIESSCGTESSTTALGVIVALLVALLVVLLIVCGVMWNRISQKHKQICMYVVRNKHTLNNSTTTEQPSI is encoded by the exons ATGACCTTGTTCCGGTGTCCATGCAAG GattacaaaataatgataCAACTCATCACAGTATCTCTTCTGTTTTTAGGAACAcaag CTTGCTTTCATGGAGATATTCAATTGGTAAACGACAACAACGTTAACAACATTGTCGAGTTCTGTTATAAGGGGGATTGGAGAAGGATCTGTGTGTCTGATACATGGGGTAACGTTGAGGCCAACATTGTCTGCTCTCAACTTGGATACAGCGATCAAG CTAATTGCGCTGACAGGGATATTCgactggtgggtggagctaCTGACAACGAGGGAAGAGTTGAAATGTGTACAGATCGCCGTTGGATGGCAATTTGTAGCAACGCATCGACTGAGCAAGACGCTGGACAAATGTGCCAAGAGTTTCGATTTGCTAGCATTG GAGCTGAAGTGCTTGTATTCAACCCACGAAGAGTACCAACCATCAACTGCACTATAGGCGATTCTGGCGACCTCTCTTGCAATGAATCATGTGATGATGGTACAACAGACCTAGGGATTCGTTGTGTCAGGCAGGAAGTTCTGAATCAAATAAGCACTCCTTGTGACAACGTAACTTCAGTTTATAATTCCACAATTCAAACAAACCAGACTTGTGAATTCTCGTGTGATTACTGTAATACAACAGCTAGTCCCTCTGTTAGCCATGTACAGGGTAATGCTATGTCCACAGATACAGTAacctctatatatacatgtatagagtcGTCATGTGGTACTGAGTCAAGCACTACAGCACTGGGGGTAATAGTTGCTTTGTTGGTGGCTCTGCTGGTGGTCTTGTTGATTGTTTGTGGAGTAATGTGGAATCGCATATCACAGAAACATAAACAAAT ctgcatgtatgtCGTCAGAAACAAGCACACTCTCAACAATTCAACGACAACTGAACAACCCAGTATATGA
- the LOC135344176 gene encoding uncharacterized protein LOC135344176 isoform X3 produces the protein MASICLVLLTIVLVGHILADGQVCNNGAVQLVRYGSFNEEYVQYCHNGKWHSLCAGSGSWTRVEANVVCRQMGLSGQGAKKGGSDTPRASQPYFMFGDISCAGGESSIGECRIHTSSTCSYNREGWVKCQLADCTNGTVRLVGGTTNREGRVDFCIQGHWASICYNEDLELAGTFCKMLGFPIEVTNDGTKLSCKDSVQMPTRGLASLVIKCQTHNYAVQNTTSALGAAIGLLVLLEVGTVIAWVACTVTRKRLSSSPKQRVLTQVNESYTDTALIEEPSYSSLGPNYNTGTTSDKGIGGYDVIDHNKQKPKPSNPPPVKVEASKSEDEFYNAEEHMYAAVNKEKKNNVGGE, from the exons ATGGCTAGTATCTGCTTGGTATTACTCACTATTGTCTTAGTTGGACATATACTCGCGGACGGGCAAG TGTGTAATAATGGAGCTGTACAGCTAGTAAGATATGGTAGTTTCAATGAAGAGTATGTCCAGTACTGCCACAATGGAAAATGGCATTCCCTGTGTGCTGGTAGTGGAAGCTGGACGAGAGTGGAGGCCAACGTTGTGTGTAGACAAATGGGACTCAGCGGCCAAG GAGCCAAGAAAGGAGGAAGTGATACACCAAGAGCTAGTCAACCCTACTTTATGTTTGGTGACATATCCTGTGCTGGAGGGGAAAGCAGCATAGGAGAGTGCAGAATTCATAccagtagtacatgtagttataatAGAGAAGGATGGGTAAAATGTCAACTAG CTGATTGCACTAATGGAACAGTAAGGCTGGTGGGTGGTACCACTAAcagagagggacgagtggacTTCTGTATACAGGGACATTGGGCATCCATCTGTTACAATGAAGATCTAGAGCTGGCAGGCACCTTTTGCAAAATGTTAGGATTTCCAATCGAAG TGACAAATGATGGTACAAAACTGAGCTGCAAAGACTCAGTGCAGATGCCTACAAGAGGCCTGGCAAGCTTAGTCATCAAGTGTCAAACTCACAACTATGCTGTACAGAATACAACCAGTGCACTAGGAGCAGCGATTGGACTTCTCGTACTACTAGAAGTAGGGACAGTTATTGCGTGGGTGGCTTGTACTGTCACAAGGAAAAGGCTCTCAAGCTCACCAAAACAAAG AGTTCTAACACAAGTGAATGAGAGCTACACTGACACAGCTCTAATAGAAGAACCAAGCTACAGTTCACTAGGTCCTAACTACAATACTGGGACCACAAGCGATAAAGGAATTGGAGGCTATGATGTCATTGATCACAACAAACAGAAACCGAAACCATCcaacccaccaccagtgaAGGTTGAGGCCAGTAAGAGTGAAGATGAGTTCTACAATGCAGAAGAGCATATGTACGCAGCTGTCAATAAGGAGAAAAAGAATAATGTTGGAGGAGAATAA
- the LOC135344185 gene encoding scavenger receptor cysteine-rich domain superfamily protein-like isoform X4, translated as MTLFRCPCKDYKIMIQLITVSLLFLGTQACFHGDIQLVNDNNVNNIVEFCYKGDWRRICVSDTWGNVEANIVCSQLGYSDQGATTSNVSISQNSPYTFLRFVDCDESDANIDECYYEARNGCNMVDKHATVQCSSANCADRDIRLVGGATDNEGRVEMCTDRRWMAICSNASTEQDAGQMCQEFRFASIGAEVLVFNPRRVPTINCTIGDSGDLSCNESCDDGTTDLGIRCVRQEVLNQISTPCDNVTSVYNSTIQTNQTCEFSCDYCNTTASPSVSHVQESSCGTESSTTALGVIVALLVALLVVLLIVCGVMWNRISQKHKQICMYVVRNKHTLNNSTTTEQPSI; from the exons ATGACCTTGTTCCGGTGTCCATGCAAG GattacaaaataatgataCAACTCATCACAGTATCTCTTCTGTTTTTAGGAACAcaag CTTGCTTTCATGGAGATATTCAATTGGTAAACGACAACAACGTTAACAACATTGTCGAGTTCTGTTATAAGGGGGATTGGAGAAGGATCTGTGTGTCTGATACATGGGGTAACGTTGAGGCCAACATTGTCTGCTCTCAACTTGGATACAGCGATCAAG gtgctaCGACCAGCAATGTTAGTATTAGTCAGAATTCACCCTATACGTTTTTGAGGTTTGTCGACTGTGATGAATCTGACGCTAATATTGATGAGTGCTACTATGAAGCTCGTAATGGCTGTAATATGGTTGATAAACATGCAACAGTTCAATGTTCAAGTG CTAATTGCGCTGACAGGGATATTCgactggtgggtggagctaCTGACAACGAGGGAAGAGTTGAAATGTGTACAGATCGCCGTTGGATGGCAATTTGTAGCAACGCATCGACTGAGCAAGACGCTGGACAAATGTGCCAAGAGTTTCGATTTGCTAGCATTG GAGCTGAAGTGCTTGTATTCAACCCACGAAGAGTACCAACCATCAACTGCACTATAGGCGATTCTGGCGACCTCTCTTGCAATGAATCATGTGATGATGGTACAACAGACCTAGGGATTCGTTGTGTCAGGCAGGAAGTTCTGAATCAAATAAGCACTCCTTGTGACAACGTAACTTCAGTTTATAATTCCACAATTCAAACAAACCAGACTTGTGAATTCTCGTGTGATTACTGTAATACAACAGCTAGTCCCTCTGTTAGCCATGTACAGG agtcGTCATGTGGTACTGAGTCAAGCACTACAGCACTGGGGGTAATAGTTGCTTTGTTGGTGGCTCTGCTGGTGGTCTTGTTGATTGTTTGTGGAGTAATGTGGAATCGCATATCACAGAAACATAAACAAAT ctgcatgtatgtCGTCAGAAACAAGCACACTCTCAACAATTCAACGACAACTGAACAACCCAGTATATGA
- the LOC135344150 gene encoding scavenger receptor cysteine-rich domain superfamily protein-like, translating into MNTLILIAILFVASKAVQGCINGKVQIRDDGRVNVCSDQEWKTVCEKGYQWRAYQANIACRLLGYNNNGASVERSCFVSTGLNYIDVSKCSGTENTFEECGINQRDFDTCRGGCSGTEKSHPEIMCLLADCTNGTIRLVDGSSVREGRVEVCVGGRWGAVQTNNSQLVEFVCSTLGFPTEGSEAVTTFGNGTAPTRSCVIMNSVLHCVDIADQSVDDSMDLGVVCKTYQDVISSVIKITIEQALQTCPEPTTITLADEVQSCDNAGSPIAALGGVIGLLVVALLGLAIGLTVTCCVLEKRRSQKQQAEYNTSQVQELSTIQRQLNNPVYNTSMEVHSAYSSSGPTYEQVANGNEQDHTYSILERDKNTNRRSNQLNPIDEEQNYHVVESGRCEGVEGAGCDGVYSEASNYEVPMSSKTDSKVWLCEEDYSTLKH; encoded by the exons ATGAACActctgatattgattgcaatCCTCTTTGTTGCTTCTAAAGCTGTTCAAG GCTGCATCAATGGAAAGGTACAGATACGAGATGATGGTAGAGTCAATGTTTGCTCTGATCAAGAATGGAAAACTGTGTGTGAGAAAGGCTACCAATGGCGTGCTTATCAAGCTAACATTGCTTGCAGACTGCTGGgctacaataataatg GGGCAAGTGTGGAACGATCATGCTTTGTCTCAACCGGTCTGAATTACATTGATGTTAGTAAGTGTAGTGGAACAGAGAATACGTTTGAAGAATGTGGAATCAACCAAAGAGATTTTGATACTTGCAGAGGTGGCTGCAGTGGTACCGAGAAAAGTCATCCTGAAATAATGTGTCTATTAG CCGACTGCACTAACGGGACCATAAGACTGGTGGATGGGTCCAGCGTGagagagggacgagtggaggtgtgtgtgggcggtcgCTGGGGAGCTGTTCAAACAAACAATTCCCAACTGGTTGAATTTGTTTGCTCTACACTGGGTTTCCCAACTGAAG gtTCAGAAGCAGTCACTACTTTTGGCAATGGAACAGCTCCAACAAGAAGCTGTGTAATAATGAATAGTGTCCTCCACTGTGTGGATATTGCAGACCAGTCTGTTGATGATTCCATGGATCTTGGTGTTGTGTGCAAGACATACCAAGATGTTATCAGCTCAGTTATTAAAATAACAATAGAACAAGCCCTTCAGACGTGTCCTGAACCAACCACAATCACACTAGCTGATGAAGTACAAAGCTGTGACAATGCTGGTAGCCCTATTGCAGCCTTGGGAGGAGTGATTGGTCTTCTGGTGGTTGCACTCCTGGGACTTGCTATTGGATTGACTGTAACTTGCTGTGTATTGGAGAAACGCAGGTCACAGAAACAGCAAGCTGA GTACAATACTTCTCAAGTGCAAGAGCTCTCAACAATTCAACGACAACTGAACAACCCAGTATACAATACAAGCATGGAAGTACACAGTGCATACAGCTCCAGTGGACCCACCTACGAACAAGTTGCCAATGGCAATGAACaagaccacacctactcaATACTTGAGCGCGATAAGAACACGAATCGTCGCTCAAATCAGCTCAATCCTATAGACGAGGAGCAGAACTACCATGTGGTGGAGAGTGgaaggtgtgagggtgtggagggaGCGGGCTGTGACGGTGTGTACAGTGAGGCTAGTAACTACGAAGTGCCAATGTCAAGCAAAACGGACAGCAAGGTGTGGCTGTGTGAAGAGGATTACTCCACACTCAAGCATTGA
- the LOC135344185 gene encoding scavenger receptor cysteine-rich domain superfamily protein-like isoform X1: MTLFRCPCKDYKIMIQLITVSLLFLGTQACFHGDIQLVNDNNVNNIVEFCYKGDWRRICVSDTWGNVEANIVCSQLGYSDQGATTSNVSISQNSPYTFLRFVDCDESDANIDECYYEARNGCNMVDKHATVQCSSANCADRDIRLVGGATDNEGRVEMCTDRRWMAICSNASTEQDAGQMCQEFRFASIGAEVLVFNPRRVPTINCTIGDSGDLSCNESCDDGTTDLGIRCVRQEVLNQISTPCDNVTSVYNSTIQTNQTCEFSCDYCNTTASPSVSHVQGNAMSTDTVTSIYTCIESSCGTESSTTALGVIVALLVALLVVLLIVCGVMWNRISQKHKQICMYVVRNKHTLNNSTTTEQPSI; this comes from the exons ATGACCTTGTTCCGGTGTCCATGCAAG GattacaaaataatgataCAACTCATCACAGTATCTCTTCTGTTTTTAGGAACAcaag CTTGCTTTCATGGAGATATTCAATTGGTAAACGACAACAACGTTAACAACATTGTCGAGTTCTGTTATAAGGGGGATTGGAGAAGGATCTGTGTGTCTGATACATGGGGTAACGTTGAGGCCAACATTGTCTGCTCTCAACTTGGATACAGCGATCAAG gtgctaCGACCAGCAATGTTAGTATTAGTCAGAATTCACCCTATACGTTTTTGAGGTTTGTCGACTGTGATGAATCTGACGCTAATATTGATGAGTGCTACTATGAAGCTCGTAATGGCTGTAATATGGTTGATAAACATGCAACAGTTCAATGTTCAAGTG CTAATTGCGCTGACAGGGATATTCgactggtgggtggagctaCTGACAACGAGGGAAGAGTTGAAATGTGTACAGATCGCCGTTGGATGGCAATTTGTAGCAACGCATCGACTGAGCAAGACGCTGGACAAATGTGCCAAGAGTTTCGATTTGCTAGCATTG GAGCTGAAGTGCTTGTATTCAACCCACGAAGAGTACCAACCATCAACTGCACTATAGGCGATTCTGGCGACCTCTCTTGCAATGAATCATGTGATGATGGTACAACAGACCTAGGGATTCGTTGTGTCAGGCAGGAAGTTCTGAATCAAATAAGCACTCCTTGTGACAACGTAACTTCAGTTTATAATTCCACAATTCAAACAAACCAGACTTGTGAATTCTCGTGTGATTACTGTAATACAACAGCTAGTCCCTCTGTTAGCCATGTACAGGGTAATGCTATGTCCACAGATACAGTAacctctatatatacatgtatagagtcGTCATGTGGTACTGAGTCAAGCACTACAGCACTGGGGGTAATAGTTGCTTTGTTGGTGGCTCTGCTGGTGGTCTTGTTGATTGTTTGTGGAGTAATGTGGAATCGCATATCACAGAAACATAAACAAAT ctgcatgtatgtCGTCAGAAACAAGCACACTCTCAACAATTCAACGACAACTGAACAACCCAGTATATGA
- the LOC135344176 gene encoding scavenger receptor cysteine-rich domain superfamily protein-like isoform X2 produces the protein MASICLVLLTIVLVGHILADGQVCNNGAVQLVRYGSFNEEYVQYCHNGKWHSLCAGSGSWTRVEANVVCRQMGLSGQGAKKGGSDTPRASQPYFMFGDISCAGGESSIGECRIHTSSTCSYNREGWVKCQLADCTNGTVRLVGGTTNREGRVDFCIQGHWASICYNEDLELAGTFCKMLGFPIEEVMAQSTNSSIDPKVDCTVTNDGTKLSCKDSVQMPTRGLASLVIKCQTHNYAVQNTTSALGAAIGLLVLLEVGTVIAWVACTVTRKRLSSSPKQRVLTQVNESYTDTALIEEPSYSSLGPNYNTGTTSDKGIGGYDVIDHNKQKPKPSNPPPVKVEASKSEDEFYNAEEHMYAAVNKEKKNNVGGE, from the exons ATGGCTAGTATCTGCTTGGTATTACTCACTATTGTCTTAGTTGGACATATACTCGCGGACGGGCAAG TGTGTAATAATGGAGCTGTACAGCTAGTAAGATATGGTAGTTTCAATGAAGAGTATGTCCAGTACTGCCACAATGGAAAATGGCATTCCCTGTGTGCTGGTAGTGGAAGCTGGACGAGAGTGGAGGCCAACGTTGTGTGTAGACAAATGGGACTCAGCGGCCAAG GAGCCAAGAAAGGAGGAAGTGATACACCAAGAGCTAGTCAACCCTACTTTATGTTTGGTGACATATCCTGTGCTGGAGGGGAAAGCAGCATAGGAGAGTGCAGAATTCATAccagtagtacatgtagttataatAGAGAAGGATGGGTAAAATGTCAACTAG CTGATTGCACTAATGGAACAGTAAGGCTGGTGGGTGGTACCACTAAcagagagggacgagtggacTTCTGTATACAGGGACATTGGGCATCCATCTGTTACAATGAAGATCTAGAGCTGGCAGGCACCTTTTGCAAAATGTTAGGATTTCCAATCGAAG aggTAATGGCGCAAAGTACTAATTCTTCTATTGATCCAAAAGTTGATTGTACAGTGACAAATGATGGTACAAAACTGAGCTGCAAAGACTCAGTGCAGATGCCTACAAGAGGCCTGGCAAGCTTAGTCATCAAGTGTCAAACTCACAACTATGCTGTACAGAATACAACCAGTGCACTAGGAGCAGCGATTGGACTTCTCGTACTACTAGAAGTAGGGACAGTTATTGCGTGGGTGGCTTGTACTGTCACAAGGAAAAGGCTCTCAAGCTCACCAAAACAAAG AGTTCTAACACAAGTGAATGAGAGCTACACTGACACAGCTCTAATAGAAGAACCAAGCTACAGTTCACTAGGTCCTAACTACAATACTGGGACCACAAGCGATAAAGGAATTGGAGGCTATGATGTCATTGATCACAACAAACAGAAACCGAAACCATCcaacccaccaccagtgaAGGTTGAGGCCAGTAAGAGTGAAGATGAGTTCTACAATGCAGAAGAGCATATGTACGCAGCTGTCAATAAGGAGAAAAAGAATAATGTTGGAGGAGAATAA